A window from Penicillium oxalicum strain HP7-1 chromosome VIII, whole genome shotgun sequence encodes these proteins:
- a CDS encoding putative transporter: protein MSSTEDVPESNREPLTRNASATSYSYENLTGWKSVRVLRIGRGMYHDVKRRLPYYWSDIRDAWTYRTVASIIRMYFVNLLPAIAYTLDMYRRTGNFYGINEALFSSALAAMVFSLFSAQPLTIVGITGLISLFNYTIYDIIIIYEPAIYPEFMCWVGIWGAIFHWIVALCNICDYMRYVTDFSSEAFAFYVGTIYISGSTSLLSAHLGWHELTWASGKGVEEIISEFESKGPTAGYMSAMVAILYFLTIWTLEKIGSSTICRPSLRGLLADYAYPIGTIFWVGFTHIPGPLKAADVTRVPISRAFYPTQPRSWLIPFWELDAKWVFAALPFGFLVMLLFYYDHNVSSLTAQARQFPLKKPSGFHWDFFLLGCTTFIAGIIGIPFPNGLVPQAPVHTDSLTIYETELRIIPTGEGEGEEIRRPIVNPTAVVEQRVSHFVMGLAIIGTMTGPLLVVLHTMPSAVFAGVFFIVGWGSIGSNGIVNKALQLIQEDRFISRAEPLLRVPSRKILLWIFCQLVDVAACVAISQTIAAIGFPVLIIALIPFRVWAIPKMFTADEISVLDDMTANNEAVLRSLGGAPRFPEEKEGPRQYGLERRYSERKKGPERQRAGSIHR from the exons ATGTCGTCCACCGAGGATGTCCCCGAATCCAACAGGGAGCCCTTGACCAGAAACGCATCCGCCACATCCTATTCCTACGAGAATCTCACAGGATGGAAGAGCGTGCGTGTTCTTCGAATTGGGAGGGGCATGTACCACGATGTCAAGAGGCGTCTTCCGTATTACTGGAGCGACATTCGTGATGCGTGGACGTACCGGACCGTTGCCAGTATTATTCGCATGTACTTTGTCAA CCTACTCCCCGCAATTGCATACACCTTGGATATGTACCGCAGAACCGGCAATTTCTACGGAATCAACGAGGCGCTGTTCTCCTCGGCGCTGGCCGCCATGGTGTTTAGTCTTTTTTCCGCGCAGCCGCTGACGATCGTCGGCATTACTGGTTTGATCTCGCTCTTCAACTACACCATTTACGACATCATCATTATCTATGAGCCTGCGATCTATCCCGAGTTCATGTGTTGGGTTGGCATTTGGGGTGCCATTTTCCATTGGATTGTGGCGCTTTGCAACATCTGTGACTATATGCGCTACGTGACGGACTTTTCGAGCGAGGCTTTTGCCTTTTATGTGGGCACCATCTATATCAGTGGGTCGACGTCGCTTCTTTCCGCACACTTGGGCTGGCATGAGCTGACCTGGGCCTCAGGCAAGGGAGTGGAGGAGATCATCAGTGAATTCGAGAGCAAGGGACCGACCGCGGGTTATATGAGCGCCATGGTGGCAATCCTCTATTTTTTGACGATATGGACTCTGGAGAAGATTGGCTCCAGTACCATCTGCCGCCCTAGTCTTCGAGGCTTACTGGCAGACTATGCATACCCG ATCGGGACCATCTTCTGGGTAGGATTCACGCACATCCCCGGCCCATTGAAAGCGGCCGACGTGACTCGAGTGCCCATCAGCCGAGCGTTCTACCCAACTCAACCGCGCAGCTGGCTGATTCCATTCTGGGAGCTCGATGCCAAGTGGGTTTTCGCAGCCCTTCCCTTTGGGTTTCTGGTCATGTTGCTCTTCTACTATGACCAT AACGTCAGCAGCTTAACCGCACAGGCCCGTCAGTTCCCGCTGAAGAAACCTTCCGGCTTTCACTGGgactttttccttctcggaTGTACAACCTTTATTGCGGGAATCATCGGGATTCCATTCCCCAACGGCTTGGTTCCCCAGGCTCCCGTGCATACCGACTCGCTGACAATCTATGAGACTGAACTCCGGATCATACCCACCGGCGAAGGTGAGGGCGAAGAGATTCGGCGTCCCATCGTCAACCCGACTGCCGTCGTGGAGCAGAGAGTGTCTCATTTCGTGATGGGCTTGGCCATTATCGGCACCATGACCGGTCCATTACTGGTTGTACTCCATACGATGCCGTCGGCGGTTTTCGCAGGCGTCTTTTTCATCGTCGGTTGGGGGTCTATCGGGTCCAACGGCATTGTGAACAAGGCGCTGCAACTTATCCAGGAAGATCGGTTTATTTCGCGCGCAGAACCTCTGCTCAGAGTGCCCAGTCGGAAAATCCTGCTGTGGATTTTTTGCCAACTGGTAGATGTTGCCGCCTGCGTTGCAATTTCCCAGACCATCGCTGCTATTG GGTTTCCCGTGTTGATCATCGCTCTCATTCCCTTCAGAGTCTGGGCGATTCCCAAGATGTTTACCGCTGATGAGATCAGCGTGCTCGATGACATGACAGCCAACAATGAAGCTGTTCTCCGCAGTCTCGGTGGAGCGCCGCGATTCccggaagaaaaagaaggacccCGGCAATATGGTCTTGAACGCCGCTACTCTGAACGGAAGAAGGGCCCTGAGAGGCAGAGAGCAGGTAGCATCCACCGCTGA
- a CDS encoding SET domain-containing protein, whose translation MHPMVHHPVVNKLAVLFENTDFIPSLASLLESLGPKGEGVCLRIDAVLCASSSTLNLNGAKENVNPLPLGWLSVENNHALTITPGQTESLKSSPRPGSVSQLDNVECQSPVTPQSLFYECHSPRRKTVSGLRPSVSSIPLARTEPSVADSDSNDEDDPNSHGVLNQPIVRQLHSARFPQRQNPTTGTEAPTLQPSSIDKLICGIWRQVHSPTTLSVSFPDRRPGISLSTGVSQEVFRAISGLCKEYYNQSRSSRALEMVVQAHWVECYEARIASIALEHPSCTKTEARIMALKEACNTLAWQEKELRNRLAIWRGYKEIKDSGGWASLVFAGSGVYRFCKYRIGFRDGLTTRLRHIASSLEVAADTLHPGWRDLLRIVSPDEQRRYFGHPHEWVTVDTGPPLPLNSTYSHLSLPEGFQFEFVDDCVLDYDIFGQDDPRRVPQIDPDICEICGKKQADDIVTNQCYCFPTLFGSVRYPPPVQLYHTASGKNNGVIARCQFERGTAIAEFVGYITRGIDGLDVMMGGTQERPYQIFQGKMGNFTRFINHSCRPNSQFQRFYWRGIERVLVVSRGVPAGNEITVDYSDFYWRKLKKNCLCGERACRYAHQAES comes from the exons ATGCATCCGATGGTGCATCACCCGGTGGTGAACAAGTTGGCAGTTTTGTTTGAGAATACAGATTTTATACCAAGCCTAGCTTCTCTGTTGGAGTCCCTCGGCCCAAAAGGTGAGGGTGTCTGTCTACGTATCGACGCAGTATTGTGTGCTTCATCAAGCACCTTGAACTTGAATGGAGCAAAAGAGAATGTCAACCCGCTGCCATTG GGATGGTTGAGTGTTGAAAACAATCATGCCTTGACCATCACGCCGGGGCAGACCGAGTCCTTGAAATCGTCACCGCGA CCCGGTTCTGTCTCGCAACTCGATAACGTGGAATGTCAATCCCCAGTGACCCCACAGTCTTTATTCTACGAATGCCACAGTCCCAGACGCAAAACCGTCAGCGGGTTGCGACCATCTGTTTCATCGATTCCGCTAGCGAGGACTGAGCCATCAGTAGCAGACAGTGATTCgaatgatgaggatgatcCAAATTCACATGGTGTATTGAATCAACCCATAGTTCGCCAGCTTCATAGCGCGCGCTTTCCCCAACGCCAGAACCCAACGACAGGAACGGAGGCACCTACTCTGCAACCTTCTTCCATTGACAAACTCATCTGTGGAATCTGGCGTCAAGTGCACTCGCCTACCACATTGAGTGTGTCATTCCCG GACCGCCGACCCGGGATTAGTCTTAGTACTGGTGTTAGTCAAGAA GTCTTTCGAGCAATCAGTGGTCTGTGCAAAGAATACTACAATCAAAGCCGATCTTCACGAGCTCTGGAGATGGTGGTTCAAGCCCACTGGGTGGAATGCTATGAAGCTCGTATTGCATCTATTGCCCTGGAACATCCCAGTTGTACGAAGACGGAAGCCCGGATCATGGCCCTCAAAGAAGCCTGCAACACGCTAGCCTGGCAGGAAAAAGAGCTCAGGAATCGACT TGCGATTTGGCGTGGTTACAAAGAGATCAAGGATTCTGGGGGCTGGGCAAGCCTTGTTTTCGCCGGATCGGGGGTCTATCGCTTTTGCAAATACCGAATCGGGTTTAGAGACGGTCTCACTACTCGTCTGCGTCATATTGCCTCTAGTCTCGAAGTTGCGGCGGATACCCTGCACCCTGGCTGGCGGGACCTTCTTCGGATCGTGAGCCCTGACGAACAGCGTCGCTATTTTGGCCACCCCCATGAGTGGGTAACCGTCGACACCGGACCCCCTCTGCCGCTCAACAGTACCTACTCTCACCTTTCACTGCCCGAGGGCTTTCAATTCGAGTTTGTGGATGACTGTGTCCTCGATTATGACATTTTTGGCCAAGACGATCCCCGCCGGGTTCCGCAGATCGATCCTGATATCTGTGAAATATGTGGGAAGAAGCAGGCGGACGATATTGTCACCAACCAATGCTACTGCTTTCCGACATTATTTGGGAGTGTGCGGTATCCTCCACCTGTCCAATTATATCATACTGCAAGTGGAAAGAACAATGGGGTCATTGCGCGCTGC CAATTCGAGAGAGGAACAGCGATTGCCGAATTCGTGGGATACATTACGCGTGGAATTGACGGGCTCGACGTCATGATGGGTGGAACTCAGGAACGGCCCTATCAAATTTTCCAGGGTAAGATGGGAAATTTCACACGCTTCATCAATCACTCTTGTCGCCCAAATAGTCAGTTCCAGAGATTCTACTGGCGCGGGATAGAGCGTGTTCTTGTGGTCTCGCGGGGAGTCCCGGCCGGAAATGAGATCACGGTGGATTATTCGGATTTTTATTGGAGGAAGTTGAAGAAAAATTGTTTATGCGGAGAGCGCGCTTGTCGTTATGCCCATCAAGCAGAATCATAA